In one Parageobacillus genomosp. 1 genomic region, the following are encoded:
- a CDS encoding peptidoglycan-binding protein, whose product MRYKFEQLPQLIDMRGKLPHKGQYNMRNGGVKAITTRVWHHSLTKLNLKGSNVRAFADYHVRTNGWPEIGYAFVIDPNKVINDRAAIYYCVDIAKKSYHVGNSNNFSLGICVIGDYRYDKLSEPAMRSITELHAALVADNIGKEDKSHNEMPGYSWKACCVYDYRKAIQWKGSTTPSKPSPLPDTYVIQEGDTFWSIAHKDGAGGITVEDLIVANPGVDPRNLKVGQVINLGKAKNAYTPKPDAPKKPQSAYKYPLPSGILKRGSKGPDVKLLQNALNAVYFKCGEADGVYGPKTEDAVRRFQMVYLPYEIDGVYGPDTRKKLQAVLKSKGY is encoded by the coding sequence ATAACATGCGAAATGGCGGCGTAAAAGCAATTACAACACGGGTATGGCATCATTCCCTCACGAAACTAAATTTAAAAGGTTCAAACGTTCGAGCTTTTGCAGATTATCACGTTCGTACAAATGGATGGCCAGAAATCGGTTATGCATTTGTTATCGATCCAAATAAAGTAATTAATGATCGTGCGGCAATTTATTACTGCGTCGATATCGCTAAAAAGTCGTATCACGTCGGTAACAGCAACAACTTCTCACTAGGAATTTGTGTTATTGGCGATTATCGATACGATAAGTTGTCTGAACCAGCTATGCGATCTATTACCGAATTACATGCAGCTTTAGTGGCTGACAACATTGGTAAAGAAGATAAGTCCCACAATGAGATGCCAGGGTATAGCTGGAAAGCATGCTGTGTATATGATTATCGAAAAGCAATTCAATGGAAGGGTTCGACAACTCCGAGTAAACCTTCACCACTTCCAGACACATATGTGATTCAGGAGGGAGATACTTTCTGGAGTATCGCGCATAAAGACGGGGCCGGAGGAATTACAGTGGAAGACCTGATTGTTGCTAATCCTGGAGTGGATCCAAGAAACTTGAAAGTCGGACAAGTTATCAATCTAGGGAAAGCTAAAAATGCATATACACCAAAGCCGGATGCGCCTAAAAAACCTCAGTCAGCATATAAGTACCCACTCCCTTCTGGTATCTTAAAGCGCGGTTCAAAAGGACCTGACGTTAAACTGCTCCAAAACGCTCTAAATGCTGTTTACTTCAAGTGTGGGGAAGCGGATGGGGTATACGGACCGAAAACCGAGGATGCAGTTCGTAGATTTCAAATGGTGTACTTGCCGTATGAAATCGATGGAGTATACGGCCCTGATACAAGAAAAAAATTGCAAGCAGTATTAAAGTCAAAAGGATATTAA
- a CDS encoding helix-turn-helix domain-containing protein, with product MFGKWKELIALRERNGLSLEALSSLCGLSQEELFRLENGLEEVNELQLEAISEALNVSPLALLGIETISESSSVEARLRTQGDLDLDLKKAINFGLDFINKIEELKYLDSLG from the coding sequence TTGTTCGGTAAATGGAAGGAGCTAATAGCATTGAGAGAAAGAAATGGTCTCTCTTTGGAGGCGCTTTCATCATTGTGTGGGTTATCGCAAGAAGAGTTATTCAGACTTGAAAACGGTTTAGAAGAGGTGAATGAGCTTCAACTCGAAGCGATTTCTGAAGCGCTTAATGTTTCTCCTTTGGCATTACTAGGGATTGAAACCATCTCCGAAAGTTCATCGGTAGAGGCGAGACTTAGAACCCAAGGTGACTTAGATCTTGATTTAAAGAAAGCCATTAATTTTGGTTTAGATTTTATAAATAAAATTGAGGAACTAAAATACTTGGATAGTCTCGGCTAA
- a CDS encoding ImmA/IrrE family metallo-endopeptidase: MEIYSKIYKNNNLYWLAKSRAIAVRQKYGLESGPIRQPVFSFLERENCFVVTIDLGKTSATGMYLRKDDNKLVLIHKKRVLGQQNFTAAHELSHVLFDEDSLMDICYPEHYQKKDTKEILADFFAANFLMPEEDIITDCENLKYINKKNIVLLSAKYQVSFIAMALRLYTLGFITREDFDKYKKQSTKGKIGARKICEDEGIDPAPFIAPLQSYISPSFFELLVNVYHKANISRSVFIDYYLKPLEEELQLSLQHIVEKADREYPTEMEWDDI, translated from the coding sequence TTGGAGATCTATTCAAAAATTTATAAAAACAATAACTTATATTGGTTGGCTAAGAGTCGCGCTATTGCCGTTAGACAAAAATATGGATTGGAAAGCGGGCCGATCCGACAGCCCGTTTTTAGTTTTTTAGAAAGAGAAAACTGTTTTGTAGTTACTATTGATTTAGGGAAAACTAGTGCTACTGGGATGTATCTGAGAAAAGATGATAATAAATTAGTGTTAATTCATAAAAAAAGAGTACTAGGTCAGCAAAACTTTACAGCCGCACATGAACTATCTCATGTTTTATTTGATGAAGATTCATTAATGGATATATGTTACCCAGAGCATTATCAAAAAAAGGATACAAAAGAAATACTAGCAGATTTCTTTGCGGCCAATTTTTTGATGCCAGAAGAAGATATTATAACTGACTGTGAAAATCTAAAATATATTAATAAAAAAAATATCGTCTTGTTGAGCGCAAAGTATCAGGTAAGTTTTATTGCGATGGCGCTAAGATTATATACATTAGGATTTATTACGCGAGAAGATTTTGATAAATATAAAAAGCAAAGTACAAAAGGAAAAATTGGAGCCAGAAAAATTTGTGAGGATGAGGGTATAGACCCTGCTCCATTTATTGCTCCTTTACAATCATATATTTCACCAAGCTTTTTTGAATTACTTGTTAATGTGTACCATAAAGCAAATATTAGTCGATCTGTGTTCATTGATTACTATTTAAAGCCTTTAGAGGAAGAGTTACAATTGAGTTTGCAACATATAGTTGAAAAAGCAGATAGAGAATATCCCACAGAAATGGAGTGGGATGATATATGA
- a CDS encoding DUF3006 domain-containing protein: protein MKYIIDRFEGDLAVCEAEDGKMVDIEKSKLPKNADVGDVIILENGHFRVDKEETDKRRKEIEDLMNELFED from the coding sequence GTGAAGTATATTATTGATCGTTTTGAAGGCGATTTGGCTGTTTGTGAAGCTGAAGACGGAAAAATGGTAGATATCGAAAAAAGCAAGCTTCCTAAGAACGCTGATGTCGGTGATGTGATCATATTGGAAAATGGTCATTTTCGTGTGGACAAAGAAGAAACAGATAAACGAAGAAAAGAAATTGAGGATTTAATGAACGAGCTGTTTGAAGATTAA
- a CDS encoding PH domain-containing protein yields the protein MYMSKFVKLNQRYAVLEYPVTLKEMEEISKEFPKTERTFYEYAFKALRKVMKEDEKIYSFNVADPSLTKTGFIVVGEHNLYFVAMKGGLFGGAEAEVVKYADIKSVDFDIIKSPIALMNTGIIYLEMKGLLGSKKRTIRNIPDYNIDSIVKAIRERISVKA from the coding sequence ATGTACATGAGTAAATTCGTTAAACTGAACCAACGTTATGCCGTTTTAGAGTATCCTGTCACACTAAAAGAAATGGAGGAAATCTCGAAAGAGTTTCCGAAAACGGAACGCACCTTTTATGAGTATGCGTTCAAGGCGTTGAGAAAAGTCATGAAGGAAGATGAAAAGATTTATTCGTTTAATGTTGCGGATCCGTCATTAACAAAAACCGGATTCATTGTGGTCGGTGAACACAACCTTTATTTTGTGGCGATGAAAGGCGGATTGTTTGGCGGAGCGGAAGCGGAAGTGGTGAAATATGCGGACATCAAGAGTGTGGACTTCGATATAATTAAATCTCCAATCGCTCTCATGAACACGGGTATTATTTATTTAGAAATGAAAGGACTGCTGGGAAGCAAAAAACGCACGATTCGCAATATCCCGGATTATAATATTGATTCCATAGTCAAAGCGATTCGTGAACGAATCAGCGTGAAAGCATAA
- a CDS encoding helix-turn-helix domain-containing protein: MRCIDMFLKSRIGEQIERSGYRRDYIAKQIEVSYRQLAKYISGESFPTVPKLFALARLLGCKADDLYEVLEEDVHE; encoded by the coding sequence ATGAGGTGTATAGATATGTTTTTAAAAAGTAGAATCGGTGAACAAATTGAAAGGAGCGGATATAGAAGGGATTACATAGCGAAGCAAATCGAGGTTAGTTATCGACAACTAGCCAAGTACATATCAGGGGAAAGCTTCCCAACTGTTCCAAAACTCTTTGCATTAGCACGACTACTTGGTTGTAAAGCAGATGATTTGTACGAAGTATTAGAGGAGGATGTACATGAGTAA